The following proteins are encoded in a genomic region of Halomicrobium zhouii:
- a CDS encoding S8 family peptidase — MQSAKARTRRTVIRGIIGSSIVTSGVGARRSRGESNTNENLYIILAGGTGLREKLREKGCEIIHELAKGSVVIASGPAERENKLRSLSVVSDVIPNREFVADDIQKNEEGGKPDSDPLSEKQWDKHLMNVFDAHDIATGDGTSIAIIDTGVAYSHPDLEHAVDIERSREICQGQFTSGRKLINVRKNPMGWLPATKELELPAAFDVDGHGSHVAGIVAASRNGDGITGVAPDTTVIPLRIGAYQKNDYGYLELRFTAVDLLLAIEYAVKIEADVANLSLVLGPLSAGTERRRYFAAVRRLIQHAIEQGTVIVVAGGNQGVDLEENPLHVLPSSNRGVISVASTGPNDRRYYNSNYGGGVIDVAAPGGGYETPDKTFRSSGVEWPYPTNQILSTVPETIYSRKYQFQRGTSMAAPQVAGLVCLIRELEPEFHPRRVKQVIERSAVDSAGSDPSELGAGRIAILNTVNRLVK, encoded by the coding sequence ATGCAGTCAGCAAAAGCAAGGACGAGACGGACAGTAATTAGAGGCATAATTGGTAGTAGCATTGTAACAAGCGGAGTAGGAGCCCGACGATCTCGTGGGGAATCAAACACCAATGAGAATTTGTATATTATTCTCGCTGGAGGTACTGGACTTCGTGAGAAGCTGCGTGAGAAAGGATGCGAAATAATCCATGAACTCGCTAAAGGTTCAGTAGTCATCGCATCCGGACCAGCGGAGCGCGAGAATAAACTTCGGTCCCTCTCCGTAGTTAGTGACGTTATCCCAAACCGCGAATTCGTTGCTGATGATATACAGAAAAACGAAGAGGGCGGTAAACCAGATAGTGACCCACTATCCGAAAAACAGTGGGACAAACACCTGATGAACGTGTTTGACGCCCATGACATTGCAACTGGGGACGGAACATCAATTGCGATTATTGATACCGGCGTTGCTTACTCACACCCTGATCTCGAACACGCTGTTGATATCGAACGTAGCCGCGAAATTTGTCAAGGGCAGTTTACCTCTGGGCGAAAATTAATCAACGTTCGGAAAAATCCGATGGGGTGGTTACCAGCCACTAAGGAGTTAGAGTTACCCGCCGCGTTCGACGTAGATGGGCACGGGTCACACGTTGCTGGGATCGTGGCCGCCTCACGAAACGGAGACGGTATCACCGGCGTTGCGCCTGATACAACTGTCATACCCCTTCGAATAGGAGCTTATCAAAAAAATGACTACGGGTATTTAGAATTGCGGTTTACAGCGGTAGACCTCCTGTTGGCAATCGAGTACGCAGTCAAGATCGAGGCCGACGTTGCAAATCTCAGTCTAGTATTAGGACCGCTGAGTGCGGGGACAGAACGGCGACGGTACTTTGCTGCTGTGAGGCGACTTATACAACACGCTATCGAGCAGGGGACGGTAATAGTCGTTGCCGGGGGAAATCAAGGGGTTGATCTCGAAGAAAATCCCCTTCACGTCTTACCGAGCAGTAATCGTGGCGTCATCAGCGTCGCGTCAACCGGTCCGAACGACCGCCGGTATTATAATTCCAATTATGGCGGGGGAGTAATCGATGTCGCAGCGCCAGGTGGGGGATACGAAACACCTGATAAAACGTTCCGCTCAAGCGGTGTTGAGTGGCCATATCCGACAAATCAGATCCTTTCCACTGTCCCAGAGACAATCTATAGTCGGAAATATCAATTCCAACGAGGTACCTCAATGGCGGCACCGCAAGTCGCTGGACTAGTCTGTCTCATCCGTGAACTAGAACCAGAGTTTCACCCACGCCGCGTTAAGCAAGTAATCGAGCGTAGTGCAGTTGATTCGGCAGGATCTGACCCATCAGAACTAGGGGCTGGACGGATTGCTATACTAAATACAGTCAACCGCTTAGTCAAGTGA
- a CDS encoding arylsulfotransferase family protein, whose amino-acid sequence MDLPERGTILVFFGVVLLISTLSVSATMAPSRDVDDKGARTTLIGSQGGGPGWHGHGSVYRLDGDNVTWKEGSADSYFDVTKLPNGSIMAGFMHSGYEKGCSPYESPCTKTGFRIIDPDGQNGPKVLSESSFPVRTQKNSEVHDVERLSTGEYLITDMDHERVYTQRDGEITWQWNASSLYEAPPEPTKRDWLHINDVDAINGTHYLVSVRNANQVIIIERGNGVVEIINQDDDGSDSSCLKRNQLYDHDDDDDVRCGDPAILNHQHNPQWLDSGAVLVADSDNDRIVELHKNNSTNRWEPVWVLSSADGLDLHWPRDADRLPNGNTLITDTLNQRVFEINQNGTMIWSTSTERIPYEADRLPENELVGADRYGSDGSRQENTENNVPLLSSGIVLIRAVIPSIPFWFGEIQLGLFLISFSFISAGTIKKLG is encoded by the coding sequence ATGGATCTCCCCGAACGCGGCACCATACTCGTCTTCTTTGGAGTGGTACTGCTGATTTCCACCTTGTCGGTTAGTGCTACTATGGCTCCCTCAAGAGATGTTGATGACAAAGGAGCACGGACTACCCTTATTGGATCTCAAGGTGGGGGACCTGGATGGCATGGCCACGGGAGTGTTTACCGCCTTGATGGTGATAACGTTACATGGAAGGAAGGGAGTGCGGACAGTTATTTTGACGTGACAAAGCTACCAAATGGTAGTATCATGGCCGGATTCATGCACTCTGGCTATGAGAAGGGATGTTCACCTTACGAGTCACCCTGCACAAAGACAGGTTTCCGTATTATTGATCCCGACGGACAGAACGGTCCAAAGGTGCTCTCCGAATCCTCGTTCCCTGTGCGAACTCAAAAGAATAGCGAAGTGCATGATGTCGAACGGCTTTCAACTGGTGAATATTTGATCACTGATATGGATCACGAGCGGGTGTATACACAACGTGATGGGGAGATTACTTGGCAATGGAACGCAAGTTCACTGTACGAAGCGCCACCAGAACCTACGAAGCGAGACTGGCTGCACATTAACGATGTTGACGCAATTAACGGGACCCATTATCTTGTCTCGGTGCGGAATGCCAATCAAGTAATTATTATTGAACGTGGCAATGGCGTGGTTGAAATTATAAATCAGGATGACGACGGATCAGACTCTTCATGCCTCAAACGGAATCAATTGTACGATCACGATGATGACGATGATGTTCGCTGCGGAGACCCAGCGATCCTAAATCACCAACATAACCCCCAATGGCTTGACTCAGGTGCAGTTCTTGTTGCAGACAGTGACAACGATCGTATCGTCGAATTGCATAAGAACAATAGTACGAATAGATGGGAACCCGTCTGGGTGCTCTCAAGCGCTGATGGCCTTGATCTTCATTGGCCTCGAGATGCTGATCGACTTCCGAATGGAAATACGCTCATTACGGATACGCTTAACCAGCGAGTATTTGAGATAAACCAAAATGGTACCATGATCTGGAGTACTTCAACTGAGCGGATCCCCTACGAGGCTGATAGACTCCCAGAGAACGAATTAGTCGGAGCTGATCGCTACGGTAGTGATGGGAGTAGACAGGAAAACACTGAGAATAACGTACCCTTGCTCTCAAGTGGAATCGTCTTGATCCGCGCAGTTATCCCCTCGATCCCATTTTGGTTTGGTGAGATTCAACTTGGCCTATTCCTCATATCCTTTTCATTTATCTCCGCTGGCACCATCAAAAAGTTGGGTTGA
- a CDS encoding trypsin-like serine protease — protein sequence MTRKDDIREKVENGEQGYSGRPFKNKLSCTGRRGFVKTLASLGFSTAAINNLTKESLAQQTEDPESTAALVDSYIHTNHEQVVNNEAPPQREAQYFTMPRDRWAQIQAVHDVQKKLTEEFDSDLITAAVEWESRRNGKSPVVTLERKEIKRTNGEIVSPDVSADEVRSRVPNKAEGKAGQGKFQKSVDNISIRVEENQMTEQSHYEYNYTPVPGGAATETHGIITTPAYSYSDNAYGWVTVGHNVGFDTGVNVYQLGDNYIGSTTRLLGDPDDDAAKDGAFIARDSQSEKYAGYKIAADSPDTFDYNDVYGSVAEDRLKELNSNNTLALGQGIATGRHTGEVEKLVNGTNAGTNSVVQLGWDTDGGDSGGPYFINDNGLVKIIGIHAWGWGQSGRGNAMYYAENKMNISV from the coding sequence ATGACACGAAAAGATGACATCAGAGAGAAAGTAGAAAATGGAGAACAGGGATACTCAGGACGACCTTTCAAAAATAAACTTAGCTGTACAGGCCGACGGGGATTTGTAAAAACATTGGCCTCACTAGGATTTTCGACTGCTGCCATTAACAATCTCACTAAAGAAAGCCTGGCGCAACAGACAGAGGATCCCGAATCGACCGCGGCTCTAGTTGACTCGTATATACATACGAATCACGAACAAGTCGTGAATAATGAGGCCCCACCACAAAGGGAAGCCCAGTATTTTACGATGCCACGAGATCGGTGGGCGCAAATTCAGGCCGTTCACGACGTACAGAAAAAATTGACCGAAGAATTTGATAGTGACCTAATTACTGCAGCAGTAGAATGGGAATCTCGCAGGAACGGAAAATCTCCGGTCGTCACACTTGAACGCAAAGAAATTAAAAGAACCAACGGCGAAATTGTATCTCCTGATGTTAGTGCTGATGAGGTCCGGTCAAGAGTGCCTAATAAAGCAGAGGGGAAGGCTGGGCAAGGCAAATTCCAAAAGTCGGTAGATAATATCTCAATTCGAGTCGAAGAGAATCAAATGACTGAACAGAGTCACTATGAGTACAACTATACTCCTGTCCCAGGAGGCGCCGCTACAGAAACCCACGGGATAATAACTACTCCGGCGTATTCGTATAGTGACAATGCGTATGGGTGGGTTACTGTAGGCCACAACGTTGGTTTTGATACGGGAGTTAATGTCTATCAACTTGGGGACAATTACATAGGATCTACTACGAGATTACTCGGCGATCCCGACGATGATGCAGCTAAAGATGGGGCATTCATTGCGAGAGATAGCCAAAGCGAAAAATACGCTGGTTACAAAATCGCAGCTGACTCTCCAGATACGTTCGATTATAATGATGTATATGGGTCAGTGGCTGAAGATCGCCTTAAAGAACTTAACAGTAATAACACTCTAGCTCTTGGCCAAGGAATAGCTACTGGAAGGCATACTGGAGAGGTCGAAAAGTTAGTTAATGGGACCAATGCTGGGACTAATAGCGTTGTCCAGCTTGGCTGGGATACTGATGGTGGTGATTCAGGGGGCCCCTACTTCATTAACGATAACGGATTGGTGAAAATTATAGGCATCCACGCCTGGGGTTGGGGTCAAAGTGGCAGAGGTAATGCAATGTATTACGCCGAAAACAAAATGAATATCTCTGTTTAA
- a CDS encoding type II toxin-antitoxin system HicA family toxin, whose protein sequence is MVTRDFSGKELVTVLVNKGNFWVDRITGDHYILKWEHPRGPDIEKRTVSVPYHDSVSIGTLHDIADDAGAQDFQEFCRWVDRNR, encoded by the coding sequence ATGGTCACGCGGGATTTCTCCGGGAAAGAGCTCGTCACCGTTCTGGTCAACAAGGGGAACTTCTGGGTGGACCGCATCACCGGTGATCACTATATTCTGAAATGGGAACATCCCCGAGGACCAGATATCGAAAAGCGGACTGTCTCTGTCCCATATCACGATAGCGTCTCAATTGGGACATTACACGATATCGCCGACGACGCCGGTGCACAGGATTTTCAGGAGTTCTGCCGGTGGGTCGACCGGAATCGCTAG
- a CDS encoding type II toxin-antitoxin system HicB family antitoxin, with protein sequence MSTGREIHLTENPDGQWTARDESAEVSVQGATRDEALDALDDVVAAVEGDGGRPPTDKELRDLGIDPDENTSGGELPDVLK encoded by the coding sequence ATGAGTACTGGGCGTGAAATACACTTGACCGAAAATCCGGACGGTCAGTGGACGGCACGGGACGAATCCGCCGAAGTTTCAGTCCAGGGAGCAACGCGAGATGAAGCCCTCGATGCTCTCGATGACGTCGTGGCAGCGGTTGAAGGCGATGGCGGTCGGCCGCCCACCGACAAAGAACTTCGTGACCTCGGTATCGATCCAGACGAGAATACGTCGGGTGGGGAACTACCTGACGTCCTCAAGTAG
- a CDS encoding transcription initiation factor IIB family protein — protein MKRIADHLELDDGLVEQACSLFETAQSDDLLVGRSIEAGAAAAIFIICRMNDCPRQAETIVEPARCSVEDLWNMTGVLKRKLSLPVPIQEPADFVPEITAALEEQVPASMRLEAEQLATEVHGSGTIQGKPSAIAAGCLYTVGRRDDHPRFTQRAIADAANVSAVALRGHWRDLQELDDYT, from the coding sequence ATCAAACGTATTGCTGACCATCTCGAACTCGACGATGGTCTCGTCGAGCAGGCGTGTTCCCTCTTCGAGACTGCCCAATCCGACGACCTCCTGGTCGGTCGTTCTATCGAAGCCGGCGCAGCGGCAGCTATCTTCATCATCTGCCGGATGAACGACTGTCCGCGGCAGGCAGAAACTATCGTCGAGCCGGCCCGCTGTTCGGTCGAAGATTTGTGGAACATGACCGGCGTCCTCAAGCGAAAACTCTCGTTGCCAGTTCCGATACAGGAGCCGGCAGACTTCGTTCCCGAGATCACGGCTGCTCTCGAGGAGCAAGTCCCTGCCAGCATGCGCCTCGAAGCCGAACAACTGGCCACCGAGGTTCACGGGTCAGGTACTATCCAGGGCAAGCCCTCGGCAATCGCTGCTGGGTGTCTCTATACAGTCGGCCGACGCGATGACCACCCACGCTTCACTCAGCGGGCCATCGCTGACGCAGCAAACGTCTCAGCCGTCGCGCTTCGTGGCCACTGGCGAGATCTTCAAGAGCTCGACGATTATACCTAA
- a CDS encoding IS5 family transposase — translation MQALPKSRLLQFVEQALHLARRDVARCSSKFSKRRYTLHQHIVLLCLKVRKNTTYRELLDELIEMPRIWNAIDLEVLPSPSTLCKAFNRLDMAVWRVLLNLSVTLLPTNGVVGIDASGFDRSHASKHYTKLTKLTTLTIQQLKVTLLVDTKANAIIDLHVTATRKHDSPIAPSLIKRNTAEVAILLGDKGYNDQKIRALSREDNLRPLIKHREFSALHKAWNARLDADLYGQRSQNETVNSHLKRKYGAFVRSRHWWKQFRELVIGCLTHNIDRAL, via the coding sequence ATGCAAGCCCTCCCAAAATCACGGCTACTCCAGTTCGTTGAGCAGGCATTACACTTGGCACGCCGAGATGTCGCTCGCTGCTCATCGAAGTTCTCGAAACGCCGGTACACACTTCACCAGCACATCGTTCTCCTCTGTCTCAAGGTACGAAAGAATACGACGTACCGCGAGCTGCTTGACGAGCTTATCGAGATGCCCCGGATTTGGAATGCCATCGACCTTGAGGTACTACCGTCTCCTTCGACCTTATGTAAGGCGTTCAATCGACTCGATATGGCGGTTTGGCGCGTCCTGCTCAACCTCTCGGTCACACTTCTCCCGACTAACGGTGTCGTCGGGATCGACGCTTCCGGGTTCGACCGCAGTCACGCTTCAAAACACTACACGAAGCTGACGAAGCTGACGACGCTGACGATTCAACAGTTGAAAGTCACACTGCTCGTAGACACGAAAGCGAATGCGATCATTGATCTCCACGTAACGGCGACCAGAAAACACGACTCGCCGATCGCGCCGTCACTCATCAAGCGGAACACCGCTGAAGTGGCGATTCTCCTCGGAGACAAAGGATATAACGACCAGAAGATTCGGGCGTTATCCCGTGAGGATAATCTTCGTCCGCTTATCAAACACCGAGAGTTCTCGGCACTTCACAAGGCGTGGAATGCTCGGCTGGACGCTGACCTCTACGGCCAACGGAGTCAGAACGAGACGGTGAACTCTCATCTCAAGCGAAAATATGGTGCGTTCGTGCGCTCACGACACTGGTGGAAGCAGTTCCGTGAACTCGTTATCGGCTGTCTTACTCACAACATCGACAGGGCACTCTGA
- a CDS encoding potassium channel family protein, with protein sequence MVATYSILSLLIIFALSLLIVRIGSIALEMTGLSPDVASFQATSAFSGAGYTTEEAEQAVTTVGRRKTVKALIRLGSIGLLGAISSLILSFTRTGGDDLLNLLYILGGAGVIILFARSRWFNRLVTPLIEWTLSETTELEISDYAQLLGLQREYRVAEVEISAGDWLAGESISELDLPREGVLILGIRRDDSYIGAPQPDTETKPDDTLVLYGEQDRLKELSDRLSGDAEAREDAVKDHEETLEEQKQLIDQ encoded by the coding sequence ATGGTTGCCACATACTCAATACTGTCACTACTGATCATCTTCGCGCTGTCGTTGTTGATTGTGCGTATCGGCTCGATTGCGCTGGAAATGACGGGCCTTTCACCAGATGTGGCCTCCTTCCAAGCCACGTCTGCGTTCTCTGGAGCCGGATATACGACCGAAGAGGCTGAACAGGCTGTCACCACGGTAGGCCGTCGCAAAACGGTGAAGGCGCTCATCCGCCTCGGCAGTATCGGACTCCTTGGTGCGATCTCATCGCTTATCCTTTCGTTCACGCGTACTGGTGGCGACGACCTGTTGAACTTACTGTATATTCTCGGTGGTGCCGGTGTAATTATTCTGTTCGCACGGAGTCGATGGTTCAACCGCCTCGTTACGCCACTCATCGAGTGGACGCTAAGTGAGACTACAGAGTTGGAGATCTCGGATTATGCCCAGTTACTCGGATTGCAACGCGAGTATCGTGTGGCGGAGGTGGAAATCAGCGCGGGTGATTGGCTGGCAGGGGAGTCGATTTCTGAGCTGGATTTACCACGCGAAGGGGTGTTGATACTCGGCATCCGTCGAGATGATTCATATATTGGTGCGCCACAACCAGATACGGAGACGAAACCGGACGACACGCTTGTCCTCTATGGGGAACAAGACCGCCTCAAAGAATTATCAGACCGGCTCAGTGGTGATGCAGAGGCTCGAGAGGATGCTGTTAAAGACCACGAGGAAACGCTCGAAGAGCAAAAACAACTCATCGACCAATAA
- a CDS encoding HalOD1 output domain-containing protein produces the protein MRFAMRPDFAHPLKWVDYSTTQLRVSRRTDVMMQTENQVQSSITIDDAENPSAMVIDLIADLEGVDPVELSPPLYSAIDPDALDALFRFPKDDAPQTSGYVHFEYHDYEIRIQSDGEIAILNR, from the coding sequence ATGAGATTCGCGATGCGGCCTGATTTCGCGCACCCATTAAAATGGGTGGATTATTCGACGACACAACTGAGGGTATCAAGAAGAACCGATGTAATGATGCAAACGGAGAACCAAGTGCAGTCGTCCATCACAATAGACGATGCCGAGAACCCGAGCGCTATGGTCATCGACCTGATCGCCGACCTGGAAGGTGTTGATCCCGTTGAGCTGTCCCCGCCGCTGTATTCTGCGATTGACCCCGACGCGTTGGATGCCTTGTTTCGCTTCCCGAAGGATGACGCACCACAGACATCAGGTTACGTGCACTTCGAGTATCACGACTACGAGATTCGGATCCAAAGCGACGGCGAGATCGCGATCCTAAATCGCTAA
- a CDS encoding helix-turn-helix domain-containing protein, with protein sequence MPGSFIVDVVLTHPDLPLGPTLKAIPTASITEVSIRPATTADLPAVLYRVRDVDFRTFKSALEHDDTISEWTQTMDFGDTRLYRVQHGPTTKFVTPTLSDFRIHVISIESAGRDWHFRLETAERDHLSSFWDHCRAEDIQFELETLLSSGAQQIEERVAIKAALTERQLEVARVVAQLDYYDKGGVSAEDVAAELGIAPSTLSTHLRRINAKIFATLFDDASG encoded by the coding sequence GTGCCGGGGAGTTTCATTGTCGATGTCGTGCTAACCCACCCCGATTTACCCCTCGGGCCGACACTCAAAGCAATCCCGACCGCATCGATCACGGAGGTGTCAATTCGCCCAGCGACAACCGCAGACTTGCCGGCCGTCCTCTATCGGGTAAGAGATGTCGACTTCCGGACCTTCAAATCAGCACTCGAGCACGACGACACGATTAGTGAGTGGACCCAAACGATGGACTTCGGCGACACGCGGTTGTACCGTGTCCAGCACGGTCCGACGACGAAATTCGTCACCCCGACGCTCTCCGACTTCAGGATCCACGTGATCAGTATCGAAAGTGCCGGCCGCGACTGGCACTTTCGGTTGGAGACGGCTGAGCGAGACCACCTCAGTTCATTTTGGGACCATTGTCGCGCCGAGGACATTCAGTTCGAACTGGAGACGCTCCTAAGTTCCGGGGCCCAGCAGATAGAAGAGCGCGTCGCCATCAAAGCAGCACTGACCGAGCGTCAACTGGAGGTCGCCCGGGTCGTGGCCCAGCTAGACTACTACGACAAAGGCGGTGTCAGTGCGGAGGACGTTGCCGCCGAACTCGGAATTGCTCCATCGACGTTATCGACCCATCTGCGCCGAATTAACGCAAAGATCTTCGCGACGCTGTTTGACGACGCATCCGGATGA
- a CDS encoding formate/nitrite transporter family protein: MSDESEDSPPVVRSQDRAASGVPAAGWALGDRFSWEEIHQRLLASADEEIDSTLSELFFSGFTAGFAIVLTFIGYTVGTATFPNNRFLAAVLYPIGFMYIILGRYELYTETTLPPVKLVLTRLASLPLLLRMWSVVLLANVIGAAFGAFILANTHVLTQAEMEVGVEFLQHGLELGWWDLFFKALFAGWLVAGVVWLNTAVRDTISRVVITYLVFFTIPVLGLYHVVSSGAEALFVVFLETPSPGVLTLIYEFWLPILLGNTTGGVVLVALASYAQAKTRRYPEIRVLSTREMLFSLKGGRPFETPRPGIQLPENGGGPEEESDTTR, encoded by the coding sequence ATGAGCGACGAATCCGAGGACTCGCCGCCAGTTGTCCGGTCCCAGGACCGGGCTGCTTCCGGCGTCCCGGCAGCAGGCTGGGCACTCGGCGATCGCTTCTCATGGGAAGAAATCCATCAACGGTTGCTCGCGTCCGCCGACGAGGAAATCGACAGCACGCTCTCGGAACTGTTTTTCAGCGGCTTCACCGCTGGCTTCGCGATCGTCCTGACGTTCATCGGCTACACAGTCGGGACCGCGACATTCCCGAATAATAGATTCCTCGCCGCGGTGCTGTATCCGATCGGGTTCATGTACATCATTCTCGGACGGTACGAATTGTACACCGAGACCACTCTCCCACCGGTCAAGCTAGTGCTAACCCGGTTGGCCAGTCTCCCCTTGCTGTTACGCATGTGGAGCGTCGTCCTGTTGGCGAACGTCATCGGTGCCGCGTTCGGCGCGTTCATCCTCGCAAACACACACGTACTTACGCAGGCAGAGATGGAGGTCGGAGTCGAATTCCTCCAGCACGGTCTCGAACTGGGCTGGTGGGACCTGTTCTTTAAGGCCCTATTCGCAGGATGGCTTGTAGCTGGAGTGGTGTGGCTCAATACGGCTGTGCGAGACACGATCTCGCGTGTTGTAATCACCTATCTCGTCTTCTTCACGATCCCCGTTCTCGGCCTGTACCACGTCGTGAGTTCGGGCGCTGAAGCACTCTTCGTCGTGTTCCTCGAGACGCCGAGTCCGGGGGTACTCACCCTGATTTACGAGTTCTGGCTTCCGATTTTGCTTGGCAACACGACTGGTGGCGTCGTATTGGTCGCGCTCGCGAGCTACGCGCAAGCCAAGACACGCCGGTATCCGGAGATTCGGGTTCTGTCCACCCGAGAGATGCTGTTCAGTTTGAAAGGTGGTCGCCCGTTCGAAACGCCGAGACCAGGCATCCAGTTACCGGAAAACGGTGGTGGACCCGAGGAGGAATCCGACACAACTAGGTGA
- a CDS encoding TFIIB-type zinc ribbon-containing protein has product MPQVASRTTEQQHSSTTCPDCKGDVTQSDWERYCQECGLVVDVYRVNHGPEWRSFDADSRERVGAPRTQARHDRGLSTKIGRGVDARGNSLSSKKQRQLARQRRLHSQSQTRSKRERNQIAGNSEIEGSVEILRELHFHPVILRDEVSPEVADSPVY; this is encoded by the coding sequence ATGCCTCAGGTCGCATCCCGAACCACAGAGCAGCAGCACTCGTCAACTACCTGCCCCGACTGCAAGGGCGATGTCACCCAGTCTGACTGGGAGCGTTATTGTCAGGAGTGCGGGCTCGTCGTCGACGTCTACCGCGTCAACCACGGGCCCGAGTGGCGGTCGTTCGATGCGGATTCCCGAGAACGCGTCGGCGCTCCCCGGACACAGGCCCGCCACGACCGCGGGCTCTCGACGAAGATCGGTCGGGGCGTCGACGCACGAGGGAACTCGCTCTCCTCGAAGAAACAGCGACAACTCGCTCGCCAGCGACGGCTTCACTCCCAATCCCAGACCCGCTCGAAACGCGAGCGGAATCAGATCGCGGGGAACAGCGAGATCGAAGGCTCTGTTGAAATTCTCAGAGAGTTACATTTTCATCCTGTGATTCTACGCGATGAAGTCTCTCCCGAAGTCGCAGATTCTCCGGTTTACTGA